Proteins found in one Planctomycetes bacterium MalM25 genomic segment:
- a CDS encoding preprotein translocase subunit YajC, with product MTPLISTLYAPFLAASPNDAGGPFLAASLADAGGTLLAASLADVGLPLLAEGEAGGVNLLSFLPLVAMAMLAYFLFVLPQKAKDKNFQDMIKGLKENDRVVTTGGLHGVVTNVQRDAGRLTLRIDESNGTKIRVALWAIDSVVTDDK from the coding sequence GTGACGCCGTTGATCTCGACCCTCTACGCTCCGTTTCTCGCCGCGTCGCCAAACGACGCTGGCGGGCCGTTTCTCGCCGCGTCGCTCGCTGACGCTGGCGGGACGCTTCTGGCCGCGTCGCTCGCCGACGTCGGCCTGCCGCTGCTCGCCGAAGGCGAAGCGGGCGGGGTCAACCTGCTGAGCTTTCTGCCCCTCGTGGCGATGGCGATGCTGGCCTACTTCCTGTTTGTCCTGCCGCAGAAGGCGAAGGACAAGAACTTCCAGGACATGATCAAGGGCCTCAAAGAGAACGACCGCGTCGTCACCACCGGCGGCCTGCACGGCGTGGTGACCAACGTCCAACGCGACGCGGGGCGGCTGACGCTCCGCATCGATGAATCCAACGGAACCAAGATCCGGGTCGCCCTGTGGGCGATCGACAGCGTCGTCACCGACGACAAATAG
- the tgt gene encoding Queuine tRNA-ribosyltransferase gives MHAVRYETLSVDPSGARRGRLHTPHGTVELPTFMPVGTVGGVKCVDVERLEETGAQMVLGNTYHLALRPGPETVAELGGLHAISGWRGPMLTDSGGFQVFSLADKRKVDERGATFQSHVNGDTIDLTPERSVEIQEALGADVAMQLDEVIALPAERDAVQRAMERSVRWAERCLAAATRDDQSLFGIVQGGLDGELRHRSAEALVALDMAGYAIGGLSVGEPAEDMYRTISLTTPHLPADRPRYLMGVGTPDDLLESIERGVDMFDCVMPTRNGRNGLAYTDEGPLRMKNACHTLDDRPLEEDCPCLACRRHSRGYLRHLFKAGETLGQMLVSAHNLTYYQRLMRGAREAIEQGRFADFKREKQAGWARP, from the coding sequence ATGCACGCCGTTCGCTACGAAACCCTCTCGGTCGATCCCTCCGGCGCCCGCCGGGGGCGGCTGCACACGCCGCACGGGACGGTCGAGCTGCCCACGTTCATGCCCGTGGGCACCGTGGGCGGGGTGAAGTGCGTCGACGTCGAGCGGCTCGAAGAGACCGGCGCCCAGATGGTGCTGGGCAACACGTACCACCTCGCCCTCCGCCCCGGACCGGAGACCGTCGCCGAACTGGGCGGGCTGCACGCGATCTCCGGCTGGCGTGGCCCGATGCTCACCGACTCGGGCGGATTCCAAGTCTTCAGCCTTGCGGACAAGCGGAAGGTCGACGAGCGGGGCGCGACGTTCCAATCGCACGTAAACGGCGACACGATCGACCTGACGCCCGAGCGCTCGGTCGAGATCCAGGAGGCGCTCGGCGCCGATGTGGCAATGCAGCTCGACGAGGTGATCGCGCTGCCCGCTGAAAGGGACGCGGTCCAGCGGGCGATGGAGCGGAGCGTCCGCTGGGCGGAGCGCTGCCTCGCCGCGGCGACCCGCGACGACCAATCGCTCTTCGGCATCGTCCAAGGGGGCCTCGACGGCGAGCTGCGTCACCGCTCGGCCGAAGCCCTGGTCGCCCTCGACATGGCGGGCTACGCCATCGGCGGGCTGTCGGTCGGCGAGCCGGCCGAGGACATGTACCGCACGATCTCGCTGACCACTCCCCACCTGCCGGCGGACCGGCCCCGCTACCTGATGGGCGTCGGCACGCCGGACGACCTGCTGGAATCGATCGAGCGGGGCGTCGACATGTTCGACTGCGTGATGCCGACCCGCAACGGCCGCAACGGCCTCGCCTACACGGACGAGGGCCCGCTGCGGATGAAGAACGCCTGCCACACGCTCGATGACCGCCCCCTCGAGGAGGATTGCCCCTGCCTCGCCTGCCGGCGGCACAGCCGGGGGTACCTGCGGCACCTGTTCAAGGCGGGCGAAACGCTCGGCCAGATGCTGGTCTCGGCCCACAACCTGACCTATTACCAACGCCTGATGCGGGGCGCCCGCGAGGCGATCGAGCAGGGCCGATTCGCGGACTTCAAACGGGAAAAACAGGCCGGCTGGGCCCGTCCCTAG